The following proteins are co-located in the Pirellulales bacterium genome:
- the rplL gene encoding 50S ribosomal protein L7/L12, protein MSDAAVAEFSAATKELGDKIVQLTLKEAKELSDYLKDVHGIEPAAGGAVVMAGPADGGGGAAAAEEQTEFDVVLEGFGDQKIGVIKVIRAITGLGLKEAKDLVEGVPSKVKEGVSKEDAEKIKKELTEAGATASIK, encoded by the coding sequence ATGAGCGACGCAGCCGTTGCCGAATTTTCCGCCGCCACGAAAGAGTTGGGCGACAAGATCGTCCAGCTCACGCTCAAGGAAGCCAAGGAGCTGAGCGATTATTTGAAGGACGTTCACGGCATCGAGCCGGCCGCCGGCGGCGCGGTCGTCATGGCCGGTCCGGCTGACGGAGGCGGCGGCGCCGCCGCTGCCGAGGAGCAGACTGAATTTGACGTCGTGCTCGAAGGTTTCGGCGATCAAAAGATCGGCGTCATCAAGGTCATTCGCGCCATCACCGGCCTGGGCCTCAAGGAAGCCAAGGACCTCGTCGAAGGCGTTCCGAGCAAGGTCAAGGAAGGCGTCTCGAAGGAAGACGCCGAGAAGATCAAGAAGGAACTGACCGAAGCCGGCGCCACCGCATCGATCAAGTAG